One genomic window of Solanum dulcamara chromosome 12, daSolDulc1.2, whole genome shotgun sequence includes the following:
- the LOC129877464 gene encoding ribosome production factor 2 homolog → MMKFKTPQKGRIRRELEKRAPKLVETGKKTLILHGTKTSQVLNDVMTEIYHLKRDNSVKYTRKNDNIRPFESGGETSLEFFSLKTDCSLFVYGSHSKKRPNNLVLGRTYDHHIYDLVEVGVEEFKSMKSFKYDKNLAPKIGSKPFFTFIGEGFESVEELKHLKEVLLDLFHGEVVTNLNLAGLDRVYVCVAVSPNRVFFTHCALRLKKSGTVVPRIELVEVGPSMDLVTRRHRLPDDSLRKEAMKTSLEKAKKKEKNVVKDAIQGKLGKIYIPDQKVGSVALPHKAKGVKRERREAKLKHGTTEQLPEEKKQKLDSE, encoded by the exons ATGATGAAATTCAAAACCCCTCAAAAAGGAAGAATCAGGAGGGAGCTTGAAAAGCGTGCTCCGAAACTG GTTGAAACTGGGAAGAAGACTTTGATACTACACGGTACGAAAACAAGCCAAGTATTGAATGATGTGATGACCGAAATTTATCACTTGAAGAGGGATAATTCTGTTAAATATACCCGGAAGAATGACAACATTAGACCATTTGAGAGCGGAGGCGAGACTTCTCTGGAGTTTTTCTCTCTTAAGACAGATTGCAGCCTTTTTGTG TATGGTTCTCACTCCAAGAAGCGCCCTAACAATCTTGTTCTTGGACGAACCTATGATCACCACATTTATGATCTTGTAGAGGTAGGAGTGGAGGAGTTCAAAAGCATGAAGTCTTTCAAATATGATAAGAATTTGGCTcctaaaattgggtcaaaaccCTTTTTCACCTTTATAGGAGAAGGATTTGAGAGTGTTGAAGAGTTAAAACATTTAAAAGAAGTTTTGCTCGATCTATTCCATGGCGAG GTTGTGACCAACTTGAACCTAGCTGGGTTAGAtcgtgtatatgtatgtgtagcTGTGTCACCAAATAGGGTTTTCTTCACACATTGTGCATTACGTCTTAAAAAATCTGGTACAGTAGTTCCAAGAATAGAATTAGTGGAGGTTGGGCCATCCATGGACTTAGTAACTCGGCGACATCGTCTCCCAGATGACAGTTTGAGGAAAGAAGCTATGAAAACTTCTCTTGAAAAAGCAAAGAAGAAG GAGAAAAATGTCGTCAAAGATGCTATTCAAGGAAAACTCGGGAAGATTTACATTCCTGATCAGAAG GTTGGAAGTGTGGCACTGCCTCACAAAGCTAAAGGAGTTAAAAGGGAGCGTCGTGAAGCTAAGTTGAAACATGGAACAACAGAGCAGCTGCCCGAGGAAAAGAAGCAGAAGCTGGATTCTGAGTAA